From Carya illinoinensis cultivar Pawnee chromosome 5, C.illinoinensisPawnee_v1, whole genome shotgun sequence, one genomic window encodes:
- the LOC122311494 gene encoding putative pectinesterase 11, with protein sequence MAAAAKKLYNGCAMFLLVDMVVFSSLIMAAAATGPKDMSTAILIRVDQSGNGDFKKIQDAIDAVPSNNSELVFIWVKPGTYREKIVVPADKPFITLSGTMASNTIITWGDTGKIHDSATLSILASDFVGRYLVIQNTFGTSGKAVALRVSGDRAAFYGCRILSYQDTLLDDAGRHYYSNCYIEGATDFICGNAASLFERCHLHSLSKGDGAITAQHRNSPSEDTGFTFLGCKITGVGTAILGRPWGPYSRVVFALTYMSSVIVPQGWDDWGDQSKRSTVYYGEYQCYGPGANKTKRVEWSKSLSNEDAAPFLTKDIIGGKDWLRPAQTHFKRGSTVVTVKANGNN encoded by the exons ATGGCTGCTGCAGCAAAGAAGCTTTATAACGGTTGTGCAATGTTTCTCTTGGTTGACATGGTTGTTTTTAGTTCTCTCATTATGGCTGCAGCTGCCACGGGCCCTAAGGACATGTCAACTGCCATTCTCATTAGGGTGGATCAATCGGGAAATGGAGATTTTAAGAAGATACAAGATGCCATTGATGCAGTTCCATCTAATAACTCTGAATTGGTTTTCATTTGGGTCAAGCCAGGGACATATAG GGAAAAAATTGTTGTGCCTGCTGATAAACCATTTATAACTTTGAGTGGCACAATGGCCTCTAACACCATCATAACATGGGGTGACACCGGGAAGATACATGATTCTGCAACACTCTCCATATTGGCTTCCGACTTTGTTGGACGATATCTCGTAATTCAG AATACATTTGGGACATCAGGCAAAGCTGTTGCTCTTAGGGTATCAGGAGACAGGGCTGCATTCTATGGTTGCAGAATTCTTTCTTATCAAGATACTCTCCTGGATGATGCTGGCAGACATTACTACAGCAACTGCTATATCGAAGGAGCCACTGATTTCATATGTGGAAACGCTGCTTCCCTCTTTGAA AGGTGCCATTTGCATTCACTTTCGAAAGGAGATGGAGCTATCACTGCTCAGCATCGTAATTCGCCATCAGAGGACACTGGCTTTACCTTCTTGGGTTGCAAGATTACTGGTGTTGGAACTGCTATTCTTGGAAGACCATGGGGGCCTTACTCTAGGGTGGTGTTTGCCCTAACTTACATGTCCAGTGTAATTGTTCCACAGGGCTGGGATGACTGGGGAGATCAAAGCAAGCGCAG CACTGTGTACTACGGAGAGTATCAATGTTACGGTCCCGGGGCCAATAAAACGAAGAGGGTTGAATGGTCAAAAAGTCTATCCAATGAAGATGCTGCACCCTTCTTAACTAAGGACATAATTGGGGGGAAAGATTGGCTTCGACCTGCACAAACACACTTCAAGAGAGGCTCTACAGTTGTCACAGTGAAGGCTAATGGAAATAACTAG
- the LOC122309069 gene encoding laccase-11-like, with product MGNCKNFSHVPFFFLLCLLGTFFFLPTEAAVKKYQFDIQVRNVSRLCHAKPIVTVNGMFPGPTVYVREGDRVLINVTNYAQYNMSIHWHGLKQHRNGWADGPAYITQCPIKTGNSYVYDFNVTGQRGTLWWHAHISWLRATVYGAIVVMPKQGTPFPFPQPDREVNILLGEWWNNDVEEVVKQGNKLGLPPNMSDAHTINGKPGPLFPCSEKHTFAMEVEQGKTYLLRIINAALNDEFFFAIAGHNMTVVEIDAVYAKPFTTQAILIAPGQTTNVLVQATQVPSRYFMAARPFMDAPLSIDNKTAAAILQYKGIPNTVLPILPQLPAPNDTAFALSYNGKIRSLNSPRFPANVPLKVDRHLFYTIGLGMNPCPTCLNGTRLTASLNNITFVMPQTGLLQAHYFSIKGVFTTDFPDRPPTSFNYTGAPLTANLGTALGTRLSRIAFNSTVELVLQDTNLLTVESHPFHLHGYNFFVVGTGVGNFDPSKDPAKFNLVDPPERNTVGVPTGGWTAIRFRADNPGVWFMHCHLELHTSWGLKTAFVVENGKGADQSILPPPRDLPPC from the exons ATGGGAAACTGCAAAAATTTCTCCCAcgttcctttctttttcttgttatgtTTACTTGGGACGTTCTTTTTCCTTCCAACAGAAGCTGCTGTAAAGAAATACCAGTTCGAT ATTCAAGTGAGGAATGTCAGCAGGTTGTGCCATGCGAAGCCCATTGTTACAGTCAATGGGATGTTCCCAGGCCCGACAGTTTATGTTAGAGAAGGCGATAGAGTTCTAATTAATGTTACCAACTATGCCCAATATAACATGTCTATTCATTG GCATGGACTAAAGCAACATCGAAATGGCTGGGCTGATGGACCAGCTTATATAACACAATGCCCAATCAAGACAGGGAACAGTTATGTCTACGATTTTAATGTCACGGGACAAAGAGGAACACTATGGTGGCATGCGCATATCTCTTGGCTAAGAGCCACTGTCTATGGTGCAATCGTCGTCATGCCTAAACAAGGGACTCCATTTCCTTTCCCTCAGCCTGACAGAGAAGTCAATATCCTCTTAG GAGAATGGTGGAACAATGATGTTGAAGAGGTTGTCAAACAGGGAAACAAGTTGGGATTGCCTCCAAACATGTCGGATGCCCATACTATTAATGGAAAGCCAGGGCCACTCTTTCCATGTTCTGAGAAAC ACACCTTTGCGATGGAGGTTGAGCAGGGAAAGACATACCTCTTGAGAATAATCAATGCTGCGCTCAATGACGAGTTTTTCTTTGCCATTGCGGGTCACAACATGACAGTAGTAGAGATTGATGCAGTCTATGCCAAACCCTTTACAACTCAAGCAATACTGATAGCACCAGGGCAGACGACAAATGTTCTTGTTCAAGCTACCCAAGTGCCGAGCAGATATTTCATGGCTGCTAGGCCTTTCATGGATGcaccactttccattgacaacAAAACTGCTGCGGCAATACTACAATACAAAGGCATTCCAAATACTGTACTCCCCATCCTTCCCCAATTGCCGGCACCCAATGACACAGCTTTTGCACTAAGCTACAATGGCAAAATCCGAAGTCTCAATTCCCCCCGATTCCCAGCAAATGTCCCCCTTAAAGTTGACCGCCATCTCTTTTACACTATCGGGCTGGGAATGAACCCATGTCCAACATGTCTAAATGGAACACGACTCACTGCGTCCTTAAACAACATCACTTTCGTAATGCCACAAACTGGCCTCCTTCAAGCTCACTATTTCAGCATCAAAGGTGTGTTCACAACAGACTTCCCAGACCGCCCTCCAACATCCTTCAATTATACTGGTGCACCGCTCACTGCCAATCTTGGCACTGCGTTGGGCACACGTCTAAGCAGGATAGCTTTTAATTCAACAGTGGAATTggtattacaagacacaaaccTTCTCACGGTTGAGTCCCATCCTTTCCATCTTCATGGTTACAACTTTTTTGTTGTTGGGACTGGAGTTGGGAACTTTGATCCTTCTAAAGATCCAGCTAAATTTAACTTGGTGGATCCTCCTGAAAGAAATACAGTTGGGGTTCCAACAGGCGGTTGGACTGCCATAAGGTTCAGAGCTGATAATCCAG GCGTGTGGTTCATGCACTGTCATCTGGAGCTTCACACGAGCTGGGGTCTAAAGACAGCATTTGTGGTGGAGAATGGAAAAGGCGCAGATCAATCCATTCTACCTCCGCCTAGGGACCTTCCTCCTTGTTAG
- the LOC122311905 gene encoding probable pinoresinol-lariciresinol reductase 3 isoform X2: MGKSRILLIGATGKLGYNLAKASLEFSHPTFALVRDSAFSDPLKSHKLESLSNAGATLLKGSLQDEASLVEAIKQVDVVICAVSSKQVLDQKLLISAIKQAGSIKRFIPSEFGLDPDKVQISDMDYNFYSQKAEIRRLVEAEGIPYTYISCNYFMSFLLPSLVQPDLETPPRDNVTIFGNGNTKGVFVKESDVAAFTISSVDDPRTLNKVLYLRPPGNVHSMDELVAIWETKIGKKLKKIYVSEEELLRKIKVCTKNMWFITLQRSHILTT; the protein is encoded by the exons atggggaagAGCAGAATACTTTTAATCGGAGCGACAGGAAAGCTAGGCTACAATTTGGCCAAAGCCAGCCTTGAATTCTCTCACCCAACCTTTGCTCTCGTAAGAGATTCCGCCTTCTCTGACCCCCTAAAATCTCACAAGCTCGAGTCCCTCTCCAATGCCGGAGCCACACTCCTCAAg GGCTCGCTGCAAGATGAAGCGAGCCTCGTGGAGGCGATAAAGCAAGTGGATGTGGTCATTTGTGCTGTTTCTTCTAAACAAGTTCTCGATCAGAAGCTTCTTATTTCTGCTATCAAACAAGCTGGCTCCATTAAG AGATTCATTCCATCAGAATTCGGATTAGACCCGGATAAGGTTCAAATATCAGACATGGACTACAACTTCTATTCACAGAAAGCTGAAATTAGACGTCTTGTGGAAGCTGAAGGCATTCCCTACACTTACATCTCATGCAACTACTTTATGAGCTTTTTACTTCCTTCGCTTGTTCAACCTGACCTAGAGACTCCTCCAAGGGACAATGTTACCATATTTGGCAATGGAAATACTAAAG GTGTATTTGTTAAGGAAAGTGATGTTGCTGCCTTCACAATCAGTTCAGTGGATGATCCACGCACATTGAATAAGGTGTTGTATTTGAGGCCCCCAGGAAATGTACACTCCATGGATGAGCTGGTTGCGATTTGGGAGACTAAGATTGGGAAGAAGCTCAAGAAGATATATGTATCAGAAGAAGAGCTTCTTAGGAAAATTAAAG TTTGCACCAAAAATATGTGGTTTATTACATTGCAGAGATCCCATATCCTGACAACATGA
- the LOC122311905 gene encoding probable pinoresinol-lariciresinol reductase 3 isoform X1 → MGKSRILLIGATGKLGYNLAKASLEFSHPTFALVRDSAFSDPLKSHKLESLSNAGATLLKGSLQDEASLVEAIKQVDVVICAVSSKQVLDQKLLISAIKQAGSIKRFIPSEFGLDPDKVQISDMDYNFYSQKAEIRRLVEAEGIPYTYISCNYFMSFLLPSLVQPDLETPPRDNVTIFGNGNTKGVFVKESDVAAFTISSVDDPRTLNKVLYLRPPGNVHSMDELVAIWETKIGKKLKKIYVSEEELLRKIKEIPYPDNMKMIFIYSTFIKGDQTYFDIESSGGVDGTKLYPQLKYTTISEFLDTQL, encoded by the exons atggggaagAGCAGAATACTTTTAATCGGAGCGACAGGAAAGCTAGGCTACAATTTGGCCAAAGCCAGCCTTGAATTCTCTCACCCAACCTTTGCTCTCGTAAGAGATTCCGCCTTCTCTGACCCCCTAAAATCTCACAAGCTCGAGTCCCTCTCCAATGCCGGAGCCACACTCCTCAAg GGCTCGCTGCAAGATGAAGCGAGCCTCGTGGAGGCGATAAAGCAAGTGGATGTGGTCATTTGTGCTGTTTCTTCTAAACAAGTTCTCGATCAGAAGCTTCTTATTTCTGCTATCAAACAAGCTGGCTCCATTAAG AGATTCATTCCATCAGAATTCGGATTAGACCCGGATAAGGTTCAAATATCAGACATGGACTACAACTTCTATTCACAGAAAGCTGAAATTAGACGTCTTGTGGAAGCTGAAGGCATTCCCTACACTTACATCTCATGCAACTACTTTATGAGCTTTTTACTTCCTTCGCTTGTTCAACCTGACCTAGAGACTCCTCCAAGGGACAATGTTACCATATTTGGCAATGGAAATACTAAAG GTGTATTTGTTAAGGAAAGTGATGTTGCTGCCTTCACAATCAGTTCAGTGGATGATCCACGCACATTGAATAAGGTGTTGTATTTGAGGCCCCCAGGAAATGTACACTCCATGGATGAGCTGGTTGCGATTTGGGAGACTAAGATTGGGAAGAAGCTCAAGAAGATATATGTATCAGAAGAAGAGCTTCTTAGGAAAATTAAAG AGATCCCATATCCTGACAACATGAAAATGATTTTCATATATTCTACTTTCATAAAGGGTGATCAAACATACTTTGATATCGAGTCATCTGGTGGTGTTGATGGGACAAAACTGTATCCACAGCTGAAATACACTACTATCAGTGAATTTTTGGACACCCAATTGTAA